One window of Hujiaoplasma nucleasis genomic DNA carries:
- a CDS encoding PT domain-containing protein yields the protein MKKILSLILVFMIGIVLVACTEDLTLPIDTTQEVTEAPTENPTETPTQVSTEQPTEAPTEGPTEEPTEAPTGEPTEGPTEVPTEEPTEGPTEEPTETPTEVPTEEPTDVPTTVETTTNNTTTEENTTSVTTQEITLTYADWGNPEINRALADAFMELYPNITVILRTDITGTGGAFTQSLLNAQAAGVLPDVFVIDNVPTGYSNGMLYDVTNFWNTDPDTQLVYPNIRDTAVYNGTRYALPSFQFVKGIFLNLTLFDQYNIPIPDKDWTYDEFVDIAIEFRQAGISEYIYGIEPVHYTGDLDFEIIWPTQDFANIGYNTWDGQSFNFNSQAWIDAYQAKLDLWAQDVVIDYGNLSEEELGVYGEGSAFLQGYVAMSIQGSWELWYVDHMYDNFGYEVGFWPYPGGDAGQFPPTILDYTVVSSQTSYPYEAYLLAKYMSFGREGWMTRLDAMEAQGITYLDRFPVADYSEVWDRIMYDDLGGPSDLLFYIEGVQESIDLFEYSKPDVDKWLPGYSAFWEWVGNDDNDYWTKINDGTITPDVFAAQWEEKINEFVQTALEQYE from the coding sequence ATGAAAAAAATATTAAGTTTAATATTGGTTTTCATGATTGGAATTGTACTTGTTGCTTGTACTGAAGACTTAACATTACCGATTGATACTACTCAAGAAGTGACGGAAGCACCAACTGAAAATCCAACCGAAACACCTACACAAGTGTCTACTGAACAACCTACTGAAGCACCGACAGAAGGTCCAACAGAGGAGCCTACTGAAGCACCAACAGGAGAACCAACAGAAGGTCCAACAGAAGTCCCTACTGAAGAACCAACAGAAGGTCCAACAGAGGAACCTACTGAAACTCCTACGGAAGTTCCAACAGAAGAACCTACTGATGTTCCTACAACTGTTGAAACTACAACAAATAATACAACAACTGAAGAAAATACAACTTCAGTAACAACTCAAGAAATTACCTTAACTTATGCTGATTGGGGAAATCCTGAAATTAATAGAGCTTTGGCTGATGCTTTCATGGAATTATATCCTAATATCACAGTTATTTTAAGAACAGATATTACAGGTACTGGTGGAGCATTTACACAATCTTTATTAAATGCTCAAGCAGCCGGTGTTTTACCTGATGTTTTTGTTATTGACAATGTGCCAACTGGTTATTCAAACGGTATGTTGTATGATGTTACTAATTTTTGGAACACCGATCCTGATACTCAATTAGTATATCCTAATATCAGGGATACAGCTGTTTATAATGGTACTAGATATGCTTTACCATCATTCCAATTTGTTAAAGGTATTTTCCTTAATTTAACATTGTTTGATCAATACAATATCCCAATTCCTGATAAAGATTGGACTTATGATGAGTTTGTTGATATTGCTATAGAATTTAGACAAGCTGGTATATCTGAATATATCTATGGTATAGAACCAGTGCATTATACTGGAGATTTGGATTTTGAAATTATTTGGCCGACTCAAGATTTTGCAAATATTGGTTACAATACTTGGGATGGACAAAGCTTTAATTTTAATTCACAAGCATGGATAGATGCGTATCAAGCTAAATTAGACCTATGGGCTCAAGATGTTGTTATCGATTATGGTAATTTATCTGAGGAAGAGTTGGGTGTCTATGGTGAAGGTTCTGCCTTCTTACAAGGTTATGTAGCTATGAGTATCCAAGGTTCATGGGAATTATGGTATGTAGATCATATGTATGATAATTTTGGTTATGAAGTTGGATTCTGGCCTTACCCTGGTGGAGACGCTGGACAATTCCCTCCAACAATTTTAGATTACACAGTTGTATCTTCACAAACTTCTTATCCATATGAAGCTTACTTACTTGCTAAGTATATGTCTTTTGGTAGAGAAGGCTGGATGACTAGACTAGATGCAATGGAAGCTCAAGGTATTACTTATCTTGATAGATTCCCTGTAGCTGATTACTCTGAGGTTTGGGATAGGATTATGTATGATGATTTAGGTGGTCCTAGTGATTTATTGTTCTATATTGAAGGTGTTCAAGAAAGTATTGATTTATTTGAATACTCAAAACCAGATGTTGATAAATGGTTACCAGGCTATTCTGCTTTCTGGGAGTGGGTTGGAAATGATGACAATGATTATTGGACAAAAATCAATGATGGAACCATAACTCCTGATGTTTTTGCAGCCCAATGGGAAGAAAAAATTAACGAATTTGTTCAAACTGCTCTAGAGCAATACGAGTAA